In the Arachis stenosperma cultivar V10309 chromosome 8, arast.V10309.gnm1.PFL2, whole genome shotgun sequence genome, aacatgtcagatggacatcttttagtcagctgcttgtatctttccccagcttcatagagggattcaccatctttttgtttgaaggtttgaacatccactctcagcttgctcagcttttgaggaggaaagaatttgtccaagaatgcagtgacaagcttatcccatgagtccaggctgtctttgggttgtgaatccaaccatactctagctctgtctcttacagcaaaagggaaaagcaagagtctgtagacttcaggattaactccatttgtctttacagtgtcacagatctgcaagaactcagttaaaaactggtaaggatcttcagatggaagtccataaaacttgcagttttgttgcattaaagcaactagttgaggcttaagctcaaagttattggctccaatagcaggaatggagatgcttcttccatcaaatttggatgttggcttagtgaagtcaccaagcattctccttgcatcattattattattttcggccatcacctcttgtgctaatgtttctgaaaggttgtttctggattgttgtattttagcttctcttaattttctcttcagagtcctttcaggttctggatcaatttcaacaagagtgcctttgtccctgttcctgctcatatgaaagaaaagggaacacaaaaaaagaaagaaggaatcctctatgtcacagtatagagattcctttatgttagtagaaaaagaaaggggtagaagaagaggaatggattcggatttttgatgaagaggggtgaagagaagtgttagtaattaaataattaaatagaagaggaagagagaagagaaatttcgaaaataattttgaaaaggagttagtgattttcgaaaattagagataaaatgtaattaaaattaaaacatgaaacaattaattaattaaaaagaactttttgaaaaagagagagatattttcgaaaatagaagagggaaaagtagttaggtggttttgaaaaagataagaaacaaacaaaaagttagttagttaattgaaaaagatttgaaattaaatttgaaaaagataagaagatagtaagttagctaagatattttgaaatcaaattttgaaaaaagataaaaatttttgaaaaagatcaaataaaagataaaaagatttaatttaaaaaattttgaaattatttacttcactaacaagaaactacaagataagattctagaacttaaagattgaacctttcttaacaagaaagtaacaaacttcaaatttttgaaccaatcacattaattattagtgaattttcgaaaattacatataaagataagaaaaagattttgaaaataattttgaaaaatatttttgaaattttcgaaaaatagaaaaaatgaaaaagatatgatttttgaaaaaaaagattttgaaaagataagatttttatgattgaaattttgacttgacttgtaagaaacaactaattttgaaaatttttgaccaagtcaacccataatttcgaaattttggagagaaataaggaaaagatattttttgatttttgaatttttaatttatgaaagagaaaaacaacaaaaacattttatgcatgaaatttttggatcaaaacaatgaatgcatgcaagagtgctatgaatgtcaagatgaacaccaagaacactttgaagatcatgatgaacatcaagaacataattttgaaaaatttttgatgcaaagaaaatatgcaagacaccaaacttagaaatctttaatgcatggaaaatatgaatgcaaaaatgcacaagaaaaacaagaaaagacacaaaacaagaaatcatcaagatcaaacaagaggacttatcaagaacaacttgaagatcatgaagaacactatgaatgcatgggattttcgaaaattgcaagaaaaaattttaaaatcatgcaattgacaccaaacttaaaaattgactcaagactcaaacaagaacacaaaatatttttgatttttatgattttctaaattttttttttttggatttttattattatttttcgaaaataaagtttaaaaacacgaaaaataaaaagaaaaattttgaaaaagatttttgaaaagaaaattacctaatctgagcaacaagatgaaccgtcagttgtccatactcgaacaatccccggcaacggcgccaaaaacttggtggacgaaattgtgatcacttgttatttgtttataaaggatgtatactcttatggcactgtttattttcttcacaactccgttcaactaaccagcaagtgtactgggtcgtccaagtaataaccttacgtgagtaagggtcgaatccacagagattgttggtatgaagcaagctatggtcaccttgcaaatctcagttaggcggattaaacatttgtaatagtgataattggattgttctgataaaaaggaataataaaagggatagagatacttatgtagattcgttggtgggaatttcagataagcggaatggagatgctgtagagctctaagacgcctgctctcccattccttctacccaatccttcttactcctttccatggcaagctttgtataggggttcactatcagctgtggctactttcattcctctcggggaaataacctgtacggctgtcactcgcacagctaaccagtctggaggcatcacccatggttgatagctacatcccatcctcgcagtgaaagctaatgcacgcactctgtcacagtacggccaatcaccggttggttcccgctcctactggaatagaatccctcttttgcgtttgtcactaacgcccagcaggttaaagtttgaagcacgtcacagtcattcatgaacggaatcctactcggaataccacagacaaggtgagactttccggattcccaggatcctactcggaacaccacagacaaggttggactttccggatccagatgaatgccgccatctatctagcttataccacgaagattctgttggggaatctaagagatacacattcaagctttgttgcatgtagaacggaagtggttgtcaatcacgcgcgttcatcagtgagaataataatgagggttatctaactcatcatcattcatcatgttcttgagtacgaatgaatatcttggaataagaataagatagagcattgaatgaaagaaaatagaacttcattaatctttgaggtacagcagagctccacacccttaatctatggtgtgcagaaactccaccgttgaaaatacataagcaaaaggttcaggcatggccgaatggccagccccctaaacgtaatcactagatcaaaatacaatccaggatgtctaatacaatagtaagaggtcctatatatactagactagctactagggtttacatgagtaagtaattgatgcataaatccacttccggggcccacttggtgtatgcttgggctgagcttgatctatccacgagctgaggcttctcttggagttgaatttcgagttgtgatgtgctttgggcgttcaactccggattatgacgtttttctggcgtttaactccagaaaggagcgtgtacttggcgttcaacgccagtttgcgtcgtcattcttcgaataaagtatggactattatatattgctggaaagccctggatgtctactttccaacgccgttgagagcgtgccaattggaggtctgtagctccagaaaatccatttcgagtgcagggaggtcagaatccaacagcatcagcagtccttttgtcagcctttttcagagttttgctcaaatccctcaatttcagtcagaatttacctgaaatcacagaaaaacacacaaactcatagtaaagtccagaaatgtgaatttaacataaaaactaatgaaaacatccctaaaagtagctcaaacttactaaaaactatataaaaacaatgccaaaaagcgtataaattatccgctcatcatggatGTCCTACTATGTTCGACGAAATAGAGCAGAGAGGCATCAACAGCACTGCCAACACTGACATGCAACAGCAGTGGCGCGTCCTCGGTAAGAAGGAGAAACACCTTGTTGATCGCACCTGGGTGGAACAACGTCGCCACGGCCAAGGGTGGGAAAGCTCCGATTAATGCGGCGTTCTGGAATGGTCTACGGAGATCGACTGTTGCCCGCACGTGTTGGATGACGGCGCGGCGTCCAATGAAGGCGGAGAAAAAGTTTACTCGATGAACCTGGAACTCTAGCGCAGCCGTGAATGGTTTTCAAATTTTGCTGCGGTAAAACCGTAAAAAGAGAGAATAGGGGTTGATTAGGGTGAATTTTTGGATGTTGTTGAAGTGAAATGAATTTTAGAGTCTAAGTCCAAGAAGAGCTGGCAGGTTTTTGGCTGGACCCCTCTTAATTTTCTAACATTATTGTTATTGTATATATTCTCTTTAAGTCTATTAAAAAATTAGCCAATGAGCCATATCTCACACGACATTCCGTCCCCTTTCTATTTCAAAGGTCTCGACCGAAGAAAAAATTGGTAAGTATGTGAAAAGTGTGCGAATATATATTGTGTATCTAGAATTGGACTGACaaaaaaatctattaaaaaaTCAATGATAAcataataatgaataataaatttttttccttttagaAATGTGCCTTTTCTTGTTGGAGGTTCCCTCACTTTTAAGGTTGGTATAGTATGTGGACTATTATAGTAGCTAGTGGGGGCCACCTAGCTAGTTCAAGAATCATATCTAGGGCTAAGGGCTTGGCTTATTATTTATTACTTATTAGTTCTACTACATCATTATTTTTGGTATTATATCAATAATATGCCAACATAGTACAATTGGAAATTTTTTAGGATAAGTTTCCTCCattcatatatattaattacaaCTTACGGTACGGAAGTATCTTAGAGAAAGAGGCCTTTTCTCTTTCAGAGGAGACAAAAATTGTAACGAGGTAAAGAACATGGAAGCATAATTAACtgaaatttctttttatttatttatttttttgggcTTTGCAGTCATTACACCTGCCATTTCAACCCAGCACTTCAACAACACTTACAATTTTTAATAACATTTCGGTATAGTGGGCCTAACAAAAAATGGGCCCAACAAAAGACAGCCCTGTCGCTCCAAAATAGGTCCAAAATgaccaaaaatatttaatataatataactaTATAATCATAAATCAGCCACTAAACTAActtgggttggtcgagtggtcagcTCTCTCGTCTGCTTAAGTAAGTGTCGGAAGTTCGAACCTCCGCTTTATACATGCAACAACTCATTGGCCAGCAGGACGAATTAGTCCTTAACCTGTGAAACTATTGGAACAGGAATACTTAGAGACAAAGGAGCAAATGATTCCACACTCCAAACAATCAGAAGAAGAGACAGAAGACTGTTAGATGGATGTAGTCCTTGCTTTATACATAACTAAACAGTCATCACCTAATGTTCAAGCCAACCTATCTAATGCTTTGCTGAATCTTTAGTCTCAATCTCAACCCCCACCAAATTATGCTTTATAAAGTTCTTCAGGTCTAAAACTATCATTCACACGCAAATAAGATACCATTGAGTAGATTTAATAAAACATCCTCAATTCATTCTTTCTTTGATTCTAGCTAGTCCATTCCATTATGCTGGGAATAGCAGCATGTATGGTGTTAGTGAGTGTTGTAATTTATGCATATAAAAGAATAATGCCTCCTCCACCAAAGGGTCCTCCTGTTATTTCTTCACCAAGAATTAAGCTGAGAGATGGTAGACACTTGGCTTATAGCGAGAGGGGGGTCCTGAGAGAAAATGCTACATACAAGGTCATTCTTGTCCATGGCTATGACAGCTCCAAGGATATCTATTTGCCTCTTTCTCAAGTAAGAACTCCATTTGCCTCTCCAAGgatatttaatttgaaaaatgatTGCATATAATGAGAGTGACATACATGCAGGAAGTGATGGCAGAGCTGGGTTTGTACATTGTGACATATGATAGAGCAGGGTATGGAGAAAGTGATCCAAATCCAAAGCGCAATGTGAAGAGTGAAGCATTTGATATTCAAGAACTTGCTGATCAGTTGCACCTGGGTTCTAAATTCTATCTTATTGGGATGTCCATTGGAACATACCCTGTCTGGGCCTGTCTCAAATACATACCCCACAGGCATGCTAATTAATTTCACCGTAAATATTCACAAATAAGttcttgaaaaattttataatagattAGATCTTTGAGATAAGTGAATGGTGAAAATTTGCATGTTATTATCttgttataaaattaataattaataattattagatgATAATTTAATGAAACATATAAAATCATTTAATCATTTTCAGTTACTAATTTCATACTGAAAATATCTGCATATGGTATCAACTGTGGAGAATGATTAACTGCTTGAGAAATGGAGAATTATTGCGTATGGTAAAAGTTGTTTTAGAGTTCTCTCCTGTTAGTTAGGCGTTGGTTATGTCTGTTTATGTTGTTTTCTATGAGACCAAAATCTTTGTTCCCGGATAATAACACCCCCAAGATATAACTGATTCTTAGATTGGCTTCTATGGTGATTAGGGCTGTGCTTTTTGTCTGATTATATTTAGTGCGACATAAACTTAAATGCAGTATTCTAGGTTGTCTTTATATTGGAGGGGTTATGGTTTTTTGGTGTTGGTGTTTTAGATATGTAGGTGTTGCTTAGGCAGTTAGGTCTTTTGGTTAGAGTTTTAGTTTGGGTGCATTATTATGGTTTTGAATATTTGTCTTTCTACCACTCTTTAAATAATCAAGAACTACTCTTATGgatttattaaaacaaataaaataactGGATACGAGTCTTTACctaaaaataatcaattaaatctCTAGATTTATAAAGTCGACTTActtgatatattttttagatttattaaTACTTTTAATCTTAAAGACGTATAACCCTATAATTTCATCTCAAAATTTTTAGAGGCCTATTTTATGAAAATAATTGATATTTCTAATTTTAAGGAATTATAATTCTATAATTTCATCTCAAaagtacttttaattttaaggatctataattctataatttgattaattttatctcaaattttttagAGATCTATTTTGTGAAAAATAATTGATATTTCTAATTCtaagaaattataattttataatttcatcCCAAaagtacttttaattttaaagactTATAACTCTATAATTTCATCTCAACATTTTTTAGAAGCttattttgtgaaaaataattaatacttttaattttaaataccTATAACTCTATAATctcaaaaatacttttaattttaatgacCTATAACACTATAACTTCATTTCAAAATGTTTAGAGGTCTATTTTCTGAAGAGTAGTTGATACTTGATAGCATTGATGGTTGGTGCAGGTTACTTTTAttgatttataaaaaataaaaaaaataaaaagatctaGATTTATAAATTCGACGATTTACTTGATATATTTTCTAGACTTAttaatacttttaattttaagGACGTATAACTCTATAATTTCATCTCAAAATTTGTTAGAGGCctattttatgaaaaataattgattttctaattctaaaaaattataaatctataattttatcaaaagtatttttaattttaaggaCCTACAAGACTACAACTTTATAGTTTCATCTCAAAATCTTTTAGAAGTCTATTTTGTAAAACTAAAAAGTGATtagtacttttaattttaaagaccTATAAATCTATAATTTTATCTCAAAAATACTTTTAGTTTCAAGAACCTATAACTCTATAATTTCAACTCAAAATTTGTAGAGGTCTATTTTCTGAAAATCAGTTGATGCTTGATAGCAGTGATGGTTGGTGCAGGCTAGCTGGTGTATCACTAGTAGTTCCAGTGATAAATTTCTGGTGgtcttattttcctccaaaattggTGAAGCGGGAATTTGAGAAGCAACTTAAAAGGGACCAATGGAAACTGCGGATTGCCCACTATGCCCCTGGATTCGTGCTTTATTGTTGGATGACCCAGAAGTTCTTCCCTCGTGATTCTATATCTGAGAGACACCC is a window encoding:
- the LOC130945778 gene encoding uncharacterized protein LOC130945778 gives rise to the protein MFDEIEQRGINSTANTDMQQQWRVLGKKEKHLVDRTWVEQRRHGQGNVPFLVGGSLTFKLVHSIMLGIAACMVLVSVVIYAYKRIMPPPPKGPPVISSPRIKLRDGRHLAYSERGVLRENATYKVILVHGYDSSKDIYLPLSQEVMAELGLYIVTYDRAGYGESDPNPKRNVKSEAFDIQELADQLHLGSKFYLIGMSIGTYPVWACLKYIPHRLAGVSLVVPVINFWWSYFPPKLVKREFEKQLKRDQWKLRIAHYAPGFVLYCWMTQKFFPRDSISERHPILLNKRDLETMQQMSQVPMPNQHKIRQQGEYESLYRDMMVHFGDWEFDPMELQNPTK